GGTAGATTGTGAATTCCGTCCCTTTGCCCGGCTCCGACTCCACCGTAATGTGTCCGCCATGCCGCTTGACAACCGCGAAGCAGGTGGTCAGGCCCAGGCCGCTGCCTTTCTGCTTGGTGGTGAAATAGGGGTCGAAAATGTGCGCCAGGTACTGTTTCGGTATGCCGACCCCCCGGTCGCGCAGCGTGATGAACACGTACCGGCCGGCCGGCAGCGGCAGGTTTTTCTTGCCCGATATCTCTTTGCGGCCCGCCTTGAGAGAGAGCAACCCTCCCTCCGGCATGGCTTGCACCGCGTTGATCACCAGGTTGTTGATCACCTGGTCGAGCTGCCCCGGATCGGCGTCCACCACGCACGGCTCCTCCGGGAAATCGAACTCGGCACGGACATTCGAGCCGTGCAGGGCGAACCGGGTGGCGGCCTCCAGCGGCTCCTTGACACAGAAAGCCCGTTTCTGCGGCTCGCCGCCACGGGAAAAGGTGAGCAGCTGACGGGTCAGGTTCTTGGCCCGCAGGCAGGCCTTTTCCGATTCCTTGAGCAACTCTTTGGTCTTGTCGATATCGTCATCCGACATTATGTCGGCCAGCGAAATGTTGCCCAGGATGGAGGTGAGGATGTTGTTGAAATCATGGGCGATCCCGCCGGCCAGCAGGCCGATCGATTCGAGCTTGGCCGCCTTGATATGCTCCTGCTCCAGCTGGATGCGCTCGGTGATGTCGGTGGCCAGGCCGCACATGCCGCGCACCTGGCCTTTCTCGTCGAACAGCGGGACCTTGGTGGTGAAATAGGTTCGGTTTTCATCTGTACTGAGCGTCTCCTCGATCATTATCGGGACGGCGCCTTTTATCACCTGCATGTCGTCGGCGTGGACCCGCTCCCCGATGGGTGAGGGGTAGATGTCCAGGGGTGTTTTTCCGACAATCTCCTCGCTTTTCAGCCCGATCACCGACTCGGTCTTCCGGTTGACCAGCAGGTAGCGGCCCTCGACGTCTTTCACCACGATCATCGA
This DNA window, taken from bacterium, encodes the following:
- a CDS encoding PAS domain S-box protein, producing MNSNCEQLTARVNELEGILAQREQSLHEIEAKYRALFDNTLTAICIYDAQSLKFQEVNRAYTDLYGYSREELLSGGMTIHDITVEHDSSDRATEQVLKQGTVFVPLRWHRKKDGSVFPVELVAGSFMSGSRRLVFGLAKDITARCRAEESLQDRQGLLQAILDNVNSMIVVKDVEGRYLLVNRKTESVIGLKSEEIVGKTPLDIYPSPIGERVHADDMQVIKGAVPIMIEETLSTDENRTYFTTKVPLFDEKGQVRGMCGLATDITERIQLEQEHIKAAKLESIGLLAGGIAHDFNNILTSILGNISLADIMSDDDIDKTKELLKESEKACLRAKNLTRQLLTFSRGGEPQKRAFCVKEPLEAATRFALHGSNVRAEFDFPEEPCVVDADPGQLDQVINNLVINAVQAMPEGGLLSLKAGRKEISGKKNLPLPAGRYVFITLRDRGVGIPKQYLAHIFDPYFTTKQKGSGLGLTTCFAVVKRHGGHITVESEPGKGTEFTIYLPVSKERPETLSEKADHIRLGGGRVLVMDDEPGVLQVASLMLKHLGCCTELAADGAQALEAFKAAREAGQPFDAVILDLTVPGGMGGRETLARLLEIDPGLKAIVSSGYSNDDVIAN